From the Bacillaceae bacterium S4-13-56 genome, the window CTATAAAAAATGCTATTCATTTTAACTCAATGCCAGGAATAAGATCGGTTTTACCAGAGAATTCTTTAGACAATATGGTCGTAAATGTGAAGCTAGCTATCCCCTGTGATCAAGAGAAATTGGATATCAGTGAAATTAAAAAAGCTATTCCCTATGGTACGGTCCATGTGAATGTCATGGACGGCGGCATGCTTACAACTAGCGGCATTGTCTTAGAGGATAAAGATGATAAGAATGATCTTATGTATATAGTTGTCGCCTCTGTTGAAGTAGGATATTAATGGGAAAGGAGAAGGAATCTAACCTTCTCCTTTTTCTTATCTATTTCTTTCTGGAGAGATTTCTTCAGAAAACTCAACACTAGCCGGAGTCATTTTTTGGTTCTGAAGCATATTCTGAATAGGCTTCATCATATTCATTGACTTGTCATTTCTCCTGAAAAGTCCATAAACCATAGCCCCGATGCTACCTACACTTAGAAGAGTGTACATCATCCCGCGCCCGCGACGACGACGTTTACCCATATTCATCATTTTCATCATGGATGTCATTGATCTTAAGTTCATTAGTAATACACCTCTTTCTGTTTTTTCCCCATTTTTATTTTTTACGACCACATTCGGATTATGTAGACAAGGTTTTTCCAAAAGTAATACCCATTATTTTCATATTGAAAAGAACCTTCAAAATCCTTATCATGGATCTATTGTTGATACAAAAAAGGGGGGATCCTATGTCGAAAAAACTCGTTATTGTTTGGTTTGCGATCATTGTCCTATTATTTGGAATGGGTAGCCTTGCAAATGATGAAGGAGAAGAAATAGTTGACTATAAGTCTTCGATTGAAATTGAAAATTAAAGGGTGCCACCAATTTATGATTTGGGGCACCTTTTTAATTACTGATTCTTCTGTTTTACGAGTTGCTTTTCAGCCATGCTGATCAATTCTTTCACCATGTTCCCGCCTATTTTGCCACCAATGTTTCCACCGATACGACCGGCATCTTCTGCACGAATATCCCCATTATAGCCATGTTTTAGAGAAATGCCTTCTTCTTGAGCAATTTCATATTTACTCACAGTTTTAACATTGGATTCCACTTTTTGTTTTAATTGGTCTAATCCTTTACGAGCTTCGGGAACTAAGATTTTATTTCTACGTCCCATAAAATCTCTCCTTTATACCTTTTTCTTTACCATTTGTTCCTCTGCCATTTTTATGAGTTCTTTCACCATATTTCCACCAATGTTTCCACCTATTTTACCTGCATCCTTTGCTTTAATATTGCCGTTATAACCGCGGTTTAACGGAATTCCTTCCTCTTTAGCCACTTCATACTTTGCTTGTTCAGGAGTTTGACTTTGAGAAACT encodes:
- a CDS encoding Lin0512 family protein; translation: MNQILFIETGMGIDVHGQDITKASVRAIKNAIHFNSMPGIRSVLPENSLDNMVVNVKLAIPCDQEKLDISEIKKAIPYGTVHVNVMDGGMLTTSGIVLEDKDDKNDLMYIVVASVEVGY
- a CDS encoding alpha/beta-type small acid-soluble spore protein, with protein sequence MARRNEILVPHAREGLNQLKAKVSQSQTPEQAKYEVAKEEGIPLNRGYNGNIKAKDAGKIGGNIGGNMVKELIKMAEEQMVKKKV
- a CDS encoding alpha/beta-type small acid-soluble spore protein translates to MGRRNKILVPEARKGLDQLKQKVESNVKTVSKYEIAQEEGISLKHGYNGDIRAEDAGRIGGNIGGKIGGNMVKELISMAEKQLVKQKNQ